In the Commensalibacter melissae genome, CGCCATATTGAATTTCCCCCTTAGCCTCCGCCAAGGGTTTCCCCTGTTCAAGTGTGAGAATTAATGCAAGATCATCCTTGTTTTCTTCCATTAATTCATACCAACGACGCAAAATGACAGATCGCTCTTTTGCGGTTTTTTTTCGCCACGCAATCTGGGCGGTTTGTGCGGCATTGATAGCCTTTTTTGTTTCGTTACCACCCATTTTCGGAACAGTTCCAATAATTTCATCAGTTGCAGGATTGACAACCTGAATTACTTGACCATTATCTGCATTCAACCATTGACCATCAATGAAACATTGCTGTTTGAACAATGACTTGTTTTTTAAATCGTCAAGACTTTTTTGAACCATGCCTGTTGCTTTCTATCATATGGAATAATTAATGTTATTGAGATTATAACAAAGCGAATTCTATTTTGTTATAATTTACATTATCATAACAAAGAATTGTTTTTGATTTATATTATATAATAGATCCATATTAAAATTTTACTGAAAACAACTTGCATAACAATCTATTTTGCTGTTGTATATTTTGTAACAAAATTACTTAAAACTAAAGATAAAAGAAAGATAAGAAAATGAATTCCGGAAAACAATTTCCGATTAAATTCTCCCAAAATCCAAACAGCCTGTCAAAAAAGGAACGTGAGGCAATTTTAAAAAAACCTGGTTTTGGGCAAAAATTCACAGACCATATGTTGATAATTCATTATAATGATGAAAAGAAATGGCATGATGCGGAAATCAAAGCTTACGGACCAATTAGTTTAGATCCTGCCGTTTGCGTTTTTCATTATGCACAAGAAATATTCGAAGGCATGAAGGCCTATAAGGCAAATGATGGTCGTATTCTTTTATTCAGACCCGAAGCCAACGCCAAACGTTTTGCCAATTCGGCCAAAAGGCTTGCCATGGCCCAACTTCCTGAATCAATCTATTTACAAGCCATTAATGAATTTGTTAAAGCGGAAAAGAACTGGATCCCAGACCAGGAGATAGGTTCTCTATATCTCCGTCCTTTCATGATTGCCAGTAAACCTTATCTTGGTGTTAAACCTTCCCCGGAATATCTATTTATGCTGATTGCCTCGCCAGCCGGTTCCTATTTTTCCAAAGATGCGCAATCTGTATCAGTATGGGTTTCTGAATTCTATACAAGGGCGGCCCCCGGTGGAACTGGAGAGGTTAAATGTGGTGGAAATTATGCCGCCAGCCTTGCCGCCCAACAGGAAGCTACAAAAAATCAGTGTGACCAACTTATTTTTCTTGATTCTGTAGAGCATAAATGGATTGAGGAAATGGGAGGGATGAATATCTTTTTTGTATTCAAAGATGGAACTTTACTAACCCCCCCCTTAAGTGGAACCATTCTACCTGGGATAACCCGTGATTCTCTTATTACCTTAGCAAAAGATAAAGGACTGACCGTTAAACAGGAAAAATATTCAATCCATCAATTGATTGACGATATTCAATCAAAAAAAATCTC is a window encoding:
- a CDS encoding branched-chain amino acid aminotransferase, which encodes MNSGKQFPIKFSQNPNSLSKKEREAILKKPGFGQKFTDHMLIIHYNDEKKWHDAEIKAYGPISLDPAVCVFHYAQEIFEGMKAYKANDGRILLFRPEANAKRFANSAKRLAMAQLPESIYLQAINEFVKAEKNWIPDQEIGSLYLRPFMIASKPYLGVKPSPEYLFMLIASPAGSYFSKDAQSVSVWVSEFYTRAAPGGTGEVKCGGNYAASLAAQQEATKNQCDQLIFLDSVEHKWIEEMGGMNIFFVFKDGTLLTPPLSGTILPGITRDSLITLAKDKGLTVKQEKYSIHQLIDDIQSKKISEIFACGTAAVITPIGKIKNSKGEYIINEGKSGKITQELRKSLIDIQFGNVIDPYQWVKVVK